Proteins from a single region of Leptospiraceae bacterium:
- a CDS encoding adenylate/guanylate cyclase domain-containing response regulator → MIEKTKVLLVEDEQVTSILIRRWLENAGYTVLAAYSGEQAMDLLNEKPSIGLIDFMLPGITGFELIKEIQKLDVGKFPMVMMSANNTEDTIVQALECGAVDFIPKPLNKSEVLLRLGIHNKLWLRELELIETSRKLEKEKKLLSKYFSNDLVDNILNETIQPNLGGTSLDASILFFDLRNSTKISNDMDSASFADFLSLLLTDIMDLIYGCNGSVNKLMGDGILATFGCPVPTANDAFNCISCGIKILEYLKMFNDFRPKSIKEPIHAGIGIASGKVFAGNIGSVRRMEYTVLGEAVNVASRLENLTKIANTPILIDEYTVDILQNSNFPFVKTEIHNVRGIVETMNIFTLRVM, encoded by the coding sequence ATGATTGAAAAAACTAAAGTTTTACTTGTTGAAGATGAGCAAGTAACGTCTATATTAATTCGGAGATGGCTTGAGAATGCAGGATATACTGTATTAGCTGCTTATTCGGGAGAACAGGCAATGGATTTGCTAAATGAAAAGCCATCCATTGGACTGATTGATTTTATGTTACCGGGGATAACCGGATTTGAATTAATTAAAGAAATTCAAAAATTAGATGTCGGAAAATTTCCAATGGTAATGATGTCTGCAAATAATACGGAGGATACTATTGTTCAAGCCTTAGAGTGTGGTGCTGTAGACTTTATACCCAAACCTTTAAATAAATCCGAAGTTCTTCTTCGTCTTGGAATACATAACAAATTATGGTTACGAGAATTGGAGTTAATTGAAACCAGCAGAAAATTAGAGAAGGAAAAAAAACTGCTCTCAAAATACTTTTCGAATGATCTAGTTGATAATATTTTGAATGAAACCATTCAGCCAAATTTGGGAGGTACAAGTCTAGATGCTTCTATTCTCTTTTTTGATTTAAGAAATTCCACAAAAATTTCAAATGATATGGATTCCGCATCGTTCGCAGACTTTCTCAGTCTTTTACTAACTGATATTATGGACTTGATATATGGCTGTAATGGATCAGTAAACAAATTAATGGGAGATGGGATTTTGGCTACTTTCGGTTGTCCCGTTCCAACGGCAAATGATGCATTTAATTGTATAAGTTGTGGGATTAAAATTCTAGAGTATCTAAAAATGTTCAATGATTTTAGACCAAAATCTATAAAAGAACCAATTCATGCAGGAATTGGAATTGCTTCCGGAAAAGTCTTTGCGGGTAATATTGGTTCAGTGCGACGAATGGAATATACAGTTCTAGGCGAAGCAGTCAATGTCGCAAGTCGTTTAGAAAATTTAACAAAAATTGCAAATACACCAATTCTTATCGACGAATATACTGTTGATATTTTGCAAAATTCAAATTTTCCTTTTGTTAAAACCGAGATACATAATGTGCGCGGTATTGTAGAGACTATGAATATTTTTACATTGCGGGTAATGTAA
- a CDS encoding response regulator: MPGNRTGKILVIDDSVTMLAYIGSILKKSEYEFESAINGKVAFEKINAHNFNLILLDVILENETGFEIIKKLRSNLKSKDVPVIFLTQVADKESIATALELGAVDYIAKPFSDRELLARIKTNIEFRFSRDNLENALQESLEFNRALDEMILITIIERNGKILYVNDKFCTISNYSREDLIGQNYQLLKSDYNGKNFIHELNNIILSKSQWNGDIKYYTKDGTFFWVATTITPQFDTDGSIEKFIIIQYDITKHKQTEDSLNKSKRYQEYILNNLLTGIVEINLEGHIIYANQAAVKILDISQDEVTNRYFNERTWHQIDANGNPFPMDKLPLAIAMNEKKVVTNIEHGIMNDDGDNKWLIVNAFPILDAQNNLQGAIANFIDITQRKVSEDLLRESESILSFNEKFVRMVTNSMSGMVAYWNKNLRCTFANERYQEWFGKTTAQMLGIHLRDLIGIETYTKNLPLIERVLRGENIQLENKITKLNGEDGFVLVDYVPHFETETREVLGYIVVVTDITKLKLTEIALSEQKEKADLANLAKSEFLASMSHEIRTPLNGVIGFTDLLMKTELSDTQAQYMGIVYNSAISLLDLLNDILDFSKIEAGKLELANERLDLFELIEQSTDIIKYKAIEKKIVLLKSLSTSLPRFIYGDSIRLRQILVNLLGNAIKFTMSGEIEVKVDYDKTKKGELVVSVRDTGIGISKENQKKIFEAFSQEDVSITRKYGGTGLGLTISNKLLDLMKSKLELESEEGKGSRFYFALNVQIDEGSDSNSEKKLKDKLDKLESDSNFNKDPEVLLRNVKILVVDDSSVSLFLAKTMLEKLVPNGIIIEASGGEESIKQYIKELPDLIFMDVQMPIIDGLQATREIRKIEKGRKVPIIALTAGTVKEEIAKCFEAGMSDYASKPIVLNTLKKILSKWLNEKSVIDDIIEKKRI, encoded by the coding sequence ATGCCAGGAAATAGAACGGGGAAAATTTTAGTTATCGACGATAGTGTTACGATGTTGGCTTATATAGGGTCTATACTAAAGAAAAGTGAGTATGAATTTGAATCAGCGATAAATGGAAAAGTAGCATTCGAAAAGATTAATGCCCATAACTTTAATCTTATACTGTTAGACGTAATTTTAGAAAATGAAACAGGCTTTGAAATCATTAAAAAGCTTCGATCTAACTTAAAATCAAAAGATGTACCGGTAATTTTTCTAACCCAAGTGGCAGATAAAGAAAGTATTGCAACCGCACTTGAATTAGGTGCCGTCGATTACATAGCAAAACCTTTTTCAGACCGAGAGCTATTGGCTCGTATTAAAACGAATATAGAGTTTCGGTTTTCAAGGGATAATCTAGAGAATGCGCTTCAAGAATCACTTGAGTTCAATAGAGCATTGGATGAAATGATCCTTATAACCATAATAGAGAGGAATGGAAAAATACTATATGTGAATGATAAGTTTTGTACTATTTCTAATTATAGTCGTGAAGATTTAATCGGTCAAAATTATCAACTATTAAAATCAGATTACAATGGCAAGAATTTCATTCACGAACTTAATAATATAATATTGAGTAAGAGTCAATGGAATGGTGATATAAAGTATTATACAAAAGACGGAACTTTTTTTTGGGTGGCTACTACCATTACTCCCCAATTTGATACAGACGGTAGCATTGAAAAATTTATTATAATTCAGTATGACATCACTAAACATAAGCAAACAGAAGATTCTCTCAATAAAAGTAAACGATACCAGGAATATATTCTTAATAATTTATTAACGGGAATCGTTGAAATTAATCTAGAGGGGCATATTATATATGCAAATCAAGCCGCCGTAAAAATTTTAGACATTAGCCAAGATGAGGTTACAAACCGTTATTTCAATGAACGGACATGGCATCAAATTGATGCAAATGGAAATCCCTTCCCAATGGACAAATTGCCATTAGCCATTGCCATGAACGAAAAAAAAGTAGTTACAAACATAGAGCACGGTATCATGAACGATGATGGTGATAATAAATGGCTTATCGTGAATGCATTTCCAATACTGGATGCTCAAAATAACCTGCAAGGAGCAATTGCTAATTTTATAGATATTACTCAGCGTAAAGTAAGTGAAGATTTATTGCGCGAAAGTGAATCAATATTATCTTTCAACGAAAAATTTGTTCGGATGGTAACTAATTCAATGTCGGGTATGGTCGCTTATTGGAATAAAAATTTGCGATGCACATTTGCGAATGAAAGATACCAGGAATGGTTCGGAAAAACAACGGCACAAATGTTAGGAATTCATTTACGCGACCTAATTGGAATAGAAACTTATACTAAAAATTTGCCTTTAATTGAAAGAGTTTTACGAGGAGAAAATATTCAACTTGAAAATAAAATAACAAAACTCAATGGGGAGGATGGCTTTGTCTTAGTCGATTATGTTCCTCATTTTGAAACTGAAACACGCGAAGTCTTAGGTTATATTGTTGTTGTCACTGATATCACAAAATTGAAATTAACTGAGATAGCATTATCTGAACAGAAAGAAAAAGCAGATTTAGCAAATCTAGCCAAATCAGAATTTCTTGCAAGCATGAGTCATGAAATCAGAACTCCTTTGAATGGTGTAATAGGTTTTACAGATTTATTAATGAAAACTGAATTAAGTGATACACAGGCTCAGTATATGGGAATTGTATACAATTCGGCTATTTCTTTGCTAGACTTATTAAATGATATTTTAGATTTTTCAAAAATTGAAGCAGGCAAGTTAGAACTTGCAAATGAAAGATTAGATTTATTTGAATTGATAGAACAATCTACAGACATTATTAAATATAAGGCAATTGAAAAAAAAATAGTTTTATTAAAATCTCTATCGACCTCTTTACCTAGATTTATTTATGGAGATTCAATAAGACTCAGGCAAATACTTGTTAACCTTTTAGGGAATGCAATTAAATTTACAATGTCTGGAGAAATAGAAGTAAAAGTAGACTATGATAAAACTAAGAAAGGGGAATTAGTTGTATCTGTTAGAGACACGGGCATTGGAATTTCTAAAGAAAACCAAAAAAAAATATTTGAAGCATTCTCTCAGGAAGATGTATCCATCACTCGTAAATACGGCGGCACTGGGTTAGGTTTAACTATTTCAAATAAATTACTCGATCTAATGAAAAGTAAATTAGAGTTAGAAAGCGAAGAAGGAAAAGGGAGTCGGTTTTACTTTGCTTTAAATGTGCAAATCGATGAAGGTAGCGATTCTAATAGCGAGAAAAAGCTAAAGGATAAATTAGATAAATTAGAGTCTGACAGCAATTTCAATAAAGATCCTGAGGTATTACTTCGCAATGTCAAAATTCTGGTTGTTGACGATTCTTCAGTCAGTCTGTTCCTAGCAAAGACCATGCTTGAAAAACTTGTTCCCAATGGAATTATTATTGAGGCGAGTGGTGGTGAAGAATCAATTAAACAGTACATAAAAGAATTGCCCGATTTAATTTTCATGGATGTCCAAATGCCAATCATAGATGGATTGCAGGCAACAAGAGAAATTAGAAAAATAGAAAAAGGTAGGAAGGTTCCGATTATTGCACTAACAGCAGGAACAGTAAAAGAAGAAATAGCTAAATGCTTCGAAGCGGGTATGAGTGATTATGCGAGCAAACCAATAGTTCTGAACACATTGAAAAAAATTCTTAGTAAATGGTTAAATGAAAAGAGTGTAATTGATGACATTATTGAAAAAAAAAGAATCTGA
- a CDS encoding OsmC family protein, giving the protein MSEHIINLIWKSESEEFKYETYDRTHQIQFAGGQTLSNSAAKDFLGNEEYSNPEELLVAALSSCQMLTFLAIAAKKKLIVKEYTDKSVGILEKGSNGKLQITKIYLRPHIRFTKETTPTEEVFAKLHETAHINCFIGNSISSEVIIEPILLA; this is encoded by the coding sequence ATGTCAGAACATATTATAAATTTAATTTGGAAATCCGAATCAGAAGAATTCAAATACGAAACATACGACAGAACCCACCAGATTCAATTTGCAGGTGGTCAAACTTTATCTAACTCAGCAGCAAAAGATTTTTTAGGAAACGAAGAATATTCTAATCCGGAAGAGTTATTAGTAGCTGCACTTTCGAGTTGTCAAATGCTTACTTTTTTAGCCATCGCTGCGAAAAAAAAGCTAATAGTAAAAGAGTATACGGATAAAAGTGTTGGGATTCTGGAAAAAGGTTCTAATGGAAAGTTGCAGATAACAAAGATTTACCTAAGACCACATATACGATTTACGAAAGAAACTACACCCACAGAAGAAGTTTTCGCCAAATTACATGAAACCGCTCATATTAATTGTTTCATTGGAAATTCTATTTCCTCAGAAGTCATTATAGAACCAATACTATTAGCTTAA
- a CDS encoding SHOCT domain-containing protein: MQNLTLNGQNLVNRICSKYGLSYNAVLHMLIAVNNGNGTMAQFNCPELGGGGQWMRGGMIMVGDMFNNGLKMTVDNLCNELSNALANMQIFEVVVSGPNATNWYPYELGTPSSSGSQNNIRYAVFPQTRRLAIDYNGSVTIYDTLDHNIGGVSQQQGGDTSLTFSSQYGTILVNTLPRISGNPPYQAPVVNFVSPQVTNQFVEQPQNQPNFSTQSNSNPNSAGVLELLEKLGKLHEAGVLTEAEFNSKKTELLNRL; the protein is encoded by the coding sequence ATGCAAAATTTAACACTTAATGGTCAAAATCTAGTTAACAGAATCTGTTCAAAATACGGATTGAGTTACAATGCGGTTTTACACATGTTAATCGCTGTCAACAATGGCAACGGTACTATGGCTCAATTTAATTGCCCCGAACTTGGTGGTGGCGGACAATGGATGAGAGGCGGGATGATTATGGTAGGCGACATGTTTAACAACGGTTTAAAGATGACTGTCGATAATCTATGTAATGAACTTTCAAATGCTTTAGCAAATATGCAAATTTTTGAAGTTGTTGTCTCTGGTCCGAATGCGACGAACTGGTATCCTTATGAACTTGGAACTCCATCTTCTAGTGGATCTCAAAATAATATACGATATGCGGTATTCCCTCAAACACGCCGACTTGCAATTGATTACAATGGATCAGTTACTATTTATGATACCCTTGATCACAATATTGGTGGTGTGAGTCAACAACAGGGAGGAGATACTTCCCTCACATTTAGTAGCCAATATGGAACTATTTTGGTAAATACACTTCCTCGAATTTCAGGAAATCCTCCTTACCAAGCACCTGTGGTTAATTTTGTTAGCCCGCAAGTAACTAATCAATTTGTAGAACAGCCCCAAAATCAACCAAATTTTTCCACACAATCTAATTCTAATCCCAACTCAGCAGGAGTTCTTGAACTTTTAGAAAAGTTAGGGAAATTGCATGAAGCTGGGGTATTAACTGAAGCAGAGTTTAATTCCAAAAAAACTGAATTATTAAATAGGCTTTAA
- a CDS encoding serine/threonine-protein phosphatase, with translation MKTVNKFTISGVLFGLLFPILSTLFESLNKFGTISFSLLLQVQTNTALLWVINTAPLFLGLFARLAGIKQERAEKINRELKFEIISRNAIETNLREMISIYKEDLEAAKIIQEFSLPKISKFLQCKIAYKYIPLNPVGGDFLSLQKINENTLSILVGDVVGHGISAALITSLVNVLANNNKHVNSPSKYLESLNFEANKYLPDDSYFTAIYGLFEFQKDSVKLLFSRGGHPYPFIYSSKENITTLAEIPGSPLGLMDELSFLELTISLQPKDRVYFITDGILEARNINNKILGPKGLCDLFTKASTQNHSIEESIQYIIKEFNAYCFGVPVNDDCLILGIEILE, from the coding sequence ATGAAAACAGTTAATAAATTTACAATCTCTGGAGTATTATTTGGATTACTTTTTCCAATTCTATCTACTTTGTTTGAATCATTAAACAAGTTCGGAACAATTTCTTTTTCTTTGCTATTGCAAGTTCAAACTAATACCGCCCTTCTCTGGGTCATTAATACCGCTCCCCTTTTTTTAGGATTATTCGCGAGATTAGCAGGAATAAAACAAGAGAGAGCCGAAAAAATTAATAGAGAATTAAAATTCGAAATCATTTCTAGAAATGCGATAGAAACAAATTTACGGGAGATGATTTCTATTTACAAAGAAGACTTAGAAGCCGCAAAAATAATCCAAGAATTTTCTCTTCCAAAAATATCTAAGTTTTTACAATGCAAAATTGCATACAAATATATACCATTAAACCCTGTAGGCGGTGACTTTCTTTCCCTACAAAAAATAAATGAAAATACACTCAGCATCCTCGTAGGGGATGTTGTAGGTCACGGTATTTCAGCAGCCTTAATTACTTCCTTAGTAAACGTTCTAGCAAATAATAATAAACATGTAAATTCTCCTTCAAAATATTTGGAATCACTAAATTTTGAGGCTAATAAGTATTTACCGGATGACAGTTATTTTACAGCTATTTACGGATTGTTTGAATTTCAAAAGGACTCCGTAAAACTTCTATTTTCTCGAGGAGGACATCCTTATCCATTTATATATTCTTCAAAAGAAAATATAACTACGTTAGCCGAAATCCCTGGATCACCACTTGGACTTATGGATGAATTAAGTTTTTTAGAGCTAACGATTTCCTTACAACCAAAGGACAGAGTTTATTTTATTACAGATGGGATTTTGGAAGCTAGAAACATAAATAATAAAATCCTTGGTCCCAAAGGTCTATGTGATTTATTCACTAAAGCCTCTACTCAAAATCATTCTATTGAAGAGTCGATTCAGTACATTATTAAAGAATTCAATGCCTATTGTTTTGGTGTTCCTGTCAATGATGATTGTCTCATCTTAGGCATTGAAATTTTAGAGTAA
- a CDS encoding PLDc N-terminal domain-containing protein has translation MMTNLLSIVAIIAAVWVIYDVFMVKKNMSLGEKILWTVCAIFFSIITAIVYYFLKKK, from the coding sequence ATGATGACAAATTTACTAAGTATTGTAGCGATTATAGCTGCAGTTTGGGTGATATATGATGTATTTATGGTAAAAAAAAATATGAGTTTGGGTGAAAAAATTCTATGGACTGTGTGTGCCATTTTTTTTAGTATTATAACCGCTATTGTATATTATTTCTTGAAAAAAAAATAA
- a CDS encoding LLM class flavin-dependent oxidoreductase, which yields MEKDLNSVPYSVLDLAIVREGQSISETFSMSVDLAQKAEDWNYKRIWFAEHHNMEGVASSATSVLIGHIASQTNSIRVGSGGIMLPNHAPLIIAEQFGTLETLYPGRIDLGLGRAPGTDQLTSIALRRNQKAAIEFPETVLELQQYFSATNVMSRVRAIPGEGLTIPIWILGSSTDSAHLAAELGLPYAFASHFAPAQLIQAIAIYRHKFRPSENLEKPYVMPCVSVICADNDKEAEILATSFRKLFSGIITGKREKLKPPIGPEILFLDPAVETAVQQMMAYSFIGGKEKVKKLLQTFLHQTKANEIIITTPIYDHEARLYSYQCISEF from the coding sequence TTGGAAAAAGATTTAAATAGTGTACCGTATTCGGTATTAGACTTAGCTATTGTTAGAGAAGGCCAGTCTATATCGGAAACTTTTTCCATGAGTGTAGATTTAGCTCAAAAAGCAGAAGATTGGAATTATAAAAGAATTTGGTTTGCCGAACATCATAATATGGAAGGAGTCGCAAGTTCTGCTACTTCTGTTTTGATTGGACATATTGCCTCACAAACAAACTCGATTCGAGTTGGCTCTGGTGGAATAATGTTACCGAATCACGCTCCACTTATTATCGCTGAACAATTTGGGACTTTAGAAACTTTATATCCTGGACGTATTGATTTAGGATTGGGTAGAGCGCCCGGAACAGATCAACTAACATCGATTGCCCTCCGCCGAAATCAGAAAGCAGCTATTGAGTTTCCGGAAACTGTATTAGAATTACAACAATATTTTTCCGCTACAAATGTTATGAGCAGAGTAAGAGCAATACCGGGGGAAGGATTAACTATCCCAATTTGGATATTAGGATCAAGCACAGACAGTGCACATTTAGCGGCAGAATTAGGTTTGCCGTATGCGTTTGCAAGTCACTTTGCTCCCGCTCAACTTATACAGGCAATTGCAATTTACCGGCATAAATTTCGGCCTTCCGAGAATCTAGAAAAACCCTACGTTATGCCATGCGTTAGTGTAATATGTGCGGATAACGATAAGGAAGCTGAAATCCTAGCTACTTCCTTTAGAAAATTATTTTCTGGAATCATCACAGGAAAAAGAGAAAAATTAAAACCTCCGATTGGTCCAGAAATTTTATTTTTAGATCCAGCAGTTGAAACTGCCGTTCAGCAAATGATGGCATATTCGTTTATTGGTGGAAAGGAAAAAGTAAAAAAATTATTACAAACTTTTTTGCATCAAACGAAAGCAAATGAGATAATTATTACAACGCCCATTTACGATCACGAAGCTCGCCTCTATTCTTATCAATGTATTTCTGAATTTTGA
- a CDS encoding FMN-binding glutamate synthase family protein has translation MELINWILTYPFISLGIGFLIFILLVFIHDVSQTKHTIIHNFPVVGHLRYFLEMIGPELRQYWVANDKEERPFDRTERRWIYATAKGQNSNFGFGTTELQYEPGYPIIKHRAFPFSESKAYKISGDPTCIPCLKVIGDFHKRKYPYRPYSIINVSAMSFGSLSKNAIMALNIGARDAGAFHNTGEGGISPYHLNGADVVWQIGTGYFGARNKEGKFDIQILKQKVEKYKNVRMIEIKLSQGAKPGKGGILPGIKVNAEIAEARDVEIGKDCISPNSHSEFSNVPELIQFIEMIAGETGLPVGIKSAIGEIEFWNELATEMKKSRRGPDFITIDGGEGGTGAAPLTYADHVSLPFKIAFQRVYTLFQKHGISERIVWIGAGKLGFPDRAVVALAMGCDLVNVAREAMLSIGCIQAEQCHTDHCPSGVATQNWWLQKGINPTLKSKRTALYLKGFRKELLSLAHSCGYEHPSQFTGKDIEISLGMNKFTTLEEQLGYKRDDRKFTRMADYGSFPSRY, from the coding sequence ATGGAACTTATTAACTGGATTTTAACTTACCCTTTTATATCTTTAGGAATTGGCTTTTTAATTTTTATTTTACTCGTGTTTATTCACGATGTATCCCAAACAAAACACACTATAATACATAATTTTCCTGTTGTGGGTCATTTACGTTATTTTCTGGAAATGATTGGACCTGAACTTCGTCAGTATTGGGTTGCAAATGATAAAGAAGAACGTCCATTTGATAGAACAGAACGACGTTGGATATACGCAACTGCAAAAGGGCAAAATAGTAATTTTGGTTTTGGAACCACAGAATTACAATATGAGCCGGGTTATCCAATTATCAAACACCGCGCATTTCCATTTTCTGAATCCAAGGCTTATAAAATTTCTGGCGATCCAACTTGTATTCCCTGTTTAAAAGTAATTGGAGATTTTCATAAAAGAAAATATCCCTACAGACCGTATTCAATTATTAACGTCTCAGCAATGTCGTTTGGTTCTTTAAGCAAAAATGCGATCATGGCGTTGAATATTGGAGCGAGAGACGCTGGGGCATTTCATAACACCGGAGAAGGTGGAATATCTCCTTATCATTTGAATGGAGCCGATGTTGTTTGGCAAATTGGAACTGGTTACTTCGGAGCAAGAAATAAAGAAGGAAAATTCGATATCCAAATATTAAAACAAAAAGTTGAAAAATACAAAAATGTGCGGATGATCGAAATTAAACTCTCTCAAGGTGCAAAACCTGGAAAAGGAGGAATTTTACCGGGGATAAAGGTAAATGCGGAAATCGCCGAGGCAAGAGATGTAGAGATTGGAAAAGATTGTATATCGCCAAATTCACACTCTGAGTTTTCAAATGTTCCTGAATTAATTCAATTTATCGAAATGATTGCCGGTGAAACGGGATTACCCGTTGGAATAAAATCTGCAATAGGCGAAATTGAATTTTGGAACGAACTTGCTACGGAAATGAAAAAAAGCAGACGAGGTCCTGATTTTATTACGATAGACGGTGGAGAAGGGGGGACGGGTGCAGCTCCTTTGACATATGCGGATCATGTGTCTTTGCCGTTTAAAATTGCCTTCCAAAGAGTTTACACATTATTTCAAAAACATGGAATCTCCGAAAGAATTGTTTGGATTGGAGCGGGTAAACTTGGTTTTCCGGATCGTGCTGTTGTTGCCCTAGCTATGGGTTGTGATTTAGTGAATGTGGCACGCGAAGCGATGCTTTCTATTGGTTGTATCCAAGCGGAACAATGTCATACAGACCATTGTCCTTCTGGAGTCGCAACGCAAAATTGGTGGTTACAAAAAGGTATCAATCCTACATTAAAATCCAAACGAACAGCACTTTATTTGAAAGGTTTTCGAAAAGAGTTATTATCATTGGCACATTCCTGTGGTTATGAACATCCGTCTCAATTTACAGGAAAGGATATAGAAATTTCTTTAGGTATGAATAAATTTACGACTCTCGAAGAACAACTTGGCTACAAACGAGATGATCGAAAATTTACTCGAATGGCGGATTACGGCAGTTTTCCTTCCAGATACTAA
- a CDS encoding ATP-binding protein: MVFLGGPRQIGKTTLAISFLENGHPEHPAYINWDLWMDKEKLIKGEIPKEPILILNEIHKYPNWRNLVKGFYDKYKLKTKFLITGSANSDYYHKGGESLMGRVHSYRLHPFSLEELIKNRNKEDLETLLKFGGFPEPLFAQNEQFSRRWQRERIKRVIQDDLQSLENVKEISQLEILFSMLPNRVGSMLSIKSLREFLNCSHASVDKWLLIAEHLYLSFRISPYIHKNERAIKKEKKFYMWDWSMCENEGARFENLVASHLLKYCHFIEDSEGYDMQLHYCRDREGREVDFIISKDKKIEFAVECKLQDTIPSKHLSYFRNRLNIPKCYQVHLGDEDFGDEEIGIRVLPFVKFSKEMNLV, encoded by the coding sequence ATGGTATTTCTAGGTGGTCCTAGACAAATTGGTAAAACGACACTAGCGATTTCGTTTTTAGAAAACGGACATCCCGAACATCCCGCCTACATAAACTGGGATTTGTGGATGGACAAAGAAAAATTAATCAAAGGAGAAATTCCGAAAGAGCCAATTCTTATCTTGAATGAAATTCATAAATACCCAAACTGGAGAAATTTAGTAAAAGGATTTTATGATAAATACAAACTCAAAACAAAATTCCTGATAACGGGGTCGGCTAATTCAGATTACTACCACAAAGGAGGGGAGTCTTTGATGGGACGTGTGCATTCGTATCGTCTACATCCATTTTCCTTGGAGGAGTTAATCAAAAACAGAAATAAGGAAGACTTGGAAACTCTTTTAAAATTCGGTGGATTTCCAGAACCACTCTTTGCACAAAACGAACAATTTTCTCGACGGTGGCAGAGAGAAAGAATCAAACGTGTTATCCAAGATGATTTACAATCTCTGGAAAATGTAAAAGAAATTAGTCAATTGGAAATCCTTTTTAGCATGTTACCAAATCGAGTAGGCTCTATGTTATCCATAAAATCTCTCAGGGAATTTTTAAACTGCTCTCATGCCAGTGTCGACAAATGGCTATTAATCGCTGAACATCTCTACCTGTCCTTTAGGATTTCTCCTTACATTCACAAAAATGAACGGGCTATCAAAAAAGAAAAGAAATTCTATATGTGGGATTGGTCTATGTGCGAAAACGAAGGAGCAAGATTTGAGAACTTAGTCGCAAGTCATTTATTAAAATACTGCCATTTCATCGAAGACAGCGAAGGATACGATATGCAACTTCACTACTGCCGTGACCGTGAAGGAAGAGAAGTTGACTTTATCATTAGCAAAGATAAAAAAATAGAATTTGCAGTTGAGTGTAAACTCCAAGATACAATTCCCTCGAAACATCTATCTTATTTTAGAAATCGTTTAAATATCCCAAAGTGTTACCAAGTCCATTTAGGTGATGAAGACTTTGGCGATGAAGAGATAGGCATACGCGTATTACCCTTCGTGAAATTTTCTAAAGAGATGAATTTGGTGTAG